The Leclercia sp. S52 genome has a segment encoding these proteins:
- a CDS encoding YqgE/AlgH family protein: protein MNLQHHFLIAMPALQDPIFRRAVVYICEYSEDGAMGIIINKPLENLSVEGILDKLKISQDERVPEIRLDKPVMLGGPLAEDRGFILHTPPGFSSSIRISDNTVITTSRDVLETLGTEKQPADVLVALGYSSWEKGQLEQEILDNAWLTAPADLNILFKTPIADRWRDAAKLIGIDIQTMPGVAGHA, encoded by the coding sequence ATGAATTTACAGCATCACTTTCTGATTGCCATGCCTGCTCTCCAGGATCCGATTTTCCGTCGTGCGGTCGTTTACATCTGCGAGTACAGCGAAGATGGCGCGATGGGGATTATCATCAATAAACCGCTGGAAAATCTGTCTGTTGAAGGCATTCTGGACAAATTAAAAATTTCCCAGGACGAACGTGTTCCTGAAATTCGTCTCGATAAACCGGTGATGCTGGGCGGCCCGCTGGCCGAAGATCGCGGCTTTATTCTGCACACGCCGCCAGGCTTTTCCTCCAGTATCCGTATCTCCGATAACACCGTGATCACCACCTCCCGCGACGTGCTGGAAACCCTGGGCACAGAAAAGCAGCCTGCCGATGTGCTGGTGGCGCTTGGCTATTCCTCATGGGAAAAAGGCCAGCTTGAGCAGGAGATCCTGGATAACGCCTGGCTGACGGCCCCGGCAGATTTAAACATCCTGTTTAAAACCCCTATCGCCGATCGCTGGCGTGATGCAGCAAAGCTGATTGGCATTGATATCCAGACCATGCCTGGCGTAGCGGGGCACGCCTGA
- the ruvX gene encoding Holliday junction resolvase RuvX produces the protein MSGTLLAFDFGTKSIGVAIGQRITGTARPLTALKAQNGTPDWNLIERLLKEWQPDEVIVGLPLNMDGTEQPLTARARNFANKIHGRFGVAIKLHDERLSTVEARAGLFEHGGFRALNKGSVDSASAVIILESFFEQGY, from the coding sequence ATGAGCGGCACGCTTCTGGCGTTTGATTTCGGCACCAAAAGTATCGGCGTGGCGATCGGCCAGCGCATCACCGGCACCGCCCGCCCGCTGACGGCGCTGAAAGCGCAAAACGGCACACCGGACTGGAACCTGATTGAGCGACTGCTGAAAGAGTGGCAGCCGGATGAGGTCATTGTCGGTCTGCCGCTGAATATGGATGGCACTGAACAGCCATTGACTGCCCGCGCGCGTAACTTTGCCAATAAAATTCATGGCCGTTTTGGCGTGGCGATCAAGCTGCACGATGAACGACTGAGCACCGTAGAAGCCCGCGCCGGTCTGTTTGAGCACGGCGGTTTCCGCGCGCTCAATAAAGGCAGCGTCGATTCCGCCTCGGCGGTGATTATCCTCGAAAGCTTCTTCGAGCAGGGTTACTGA
- a CDS encoding IclR family transcriptional regulator, with protein sequence MSSQPNQSLIDGIRCLQYLVSSGRAIGCRELARLMGINTTRVNRLLMTMASIGLTMQDDHRRYLPGPGIHALAAQSIRGSELFSRALPRLERDAPRDIVVALGVLWEDQVIYIWHAVPGSQASQALAGFHMLPAWQSVIGMSLLASETDEALMPRFTPEQWKNLAPHVAQQRQQGHVVWHHDDGEVSMAIPVGVHHAALAFAGMWNVDDEHVRTRLAELTALNATLLEE encoded by the coding sequence ATGTCATCACAACCGAACCAAAGTCTTATCGACGGCATTCGCTGTCTGCAATATCTGGTTTCCAGCGGCCGCGCCATCGGCTGCCGTGAACTGGCGCGGCTGATGGGGATCAACACCACCCGTGTTAACCGTTTGCTGATGACCATGGCCTCCATTGGCCTGACCATGCAGGACGATCACCGTCGCTACCTGCCGGGCCCTGGCATCCATGCGCTGGCGGCCCAGTCAATCCGCGGCTCAGAGCTGTTCTCCCGCGCCTTGCCCCGGCTGGAGCGCGATGCGCCACGCGATATCGTGGTGGCGCTGGGTGTGCTGTGGGAGGATCAGGTGATCTATATCTGGCACGCCGTGCCTGGCAGCCAGGCCAGCCAGGCGCTGGCTGGCTTTCATATGCTGCCTGCCTGGCAATCGGTGATTGGCATGTCGCTGCTGGCGAGTGAGACGGACGAGGCATTGATGCCGCGCTTCACGCCCGAGCAGTGGAAAAACCTTGCCCCGCACGTGGCGCAGCAGCGCCAGCAGGGGCATGTAGTCTGGCACCATGACGACGGCGAAGTGTCGATGGCCATACCCGTGGGCGTGCATCATGCCGCGCTGGCCTTTGCCGGGATGTGGAATGTTGACGACGAGCATGTCCGCACGCGTCTGGCTGAACTGACGGCGCTTAACGCCACGCTGCTGGAAGAGTAA
- a CDS encoding type IV pilus twitching motility protein PilT, which translates to MDMEEIVALSVKHNVSDLHLCSNAPPRWRRRGKIEFAPFPGPDVVKLLKSWLSDEQQGAWCAQGQVDFAVSLEALRLRGSAFAHTQGCSLALRLLPERCPQLRTLGTPRAIPELLTSDNGLILVTGATGSGKSTTLAAMVDFLNHHSDGHILTLEDPVEFIHQSKRCLVQQREIGLHCPSFADALRAALREDPDVLLLGELRDSETIRLALTAAETGHLVLATLHTRGAAQAIERLVDAFPAEEKEPVRKQLAGSLRAVLAQKLERDNQQGRVALFELLVNTPAAANLIREGKTFQLPGVIQTGLQAGMLNFDQSRAERRAQGRL; encoded by the coding sequence ATGGATATGGAAGAAATTGTGGCCCTTAGTGTAAAGCATAACGTGTCGGATCTACACCTGTGCAGTAACGCACCACCGCGCTGGCGGCGACGAGGGAAGATAGAATTCGCCCCGTTTCCCGGGCCGGATGTGGTGAAGCTGCTCAAAAGCTGGCTCAGCGACGAACAGCAGGGAGCATGGTGCGCCCAGGGGCAGGTGGATTTTGCCGTCAGCCTGGAGGCACTCCGGCTGCGGGGCAGCGCCTTCGCCCATACGCAAGGGTGCTCGCTGGCGCTCCGGCTGCTGCCGGAACGGTGCCCGCAGCTGCGCACCCTGGGCACGCCGCGGGCGATCCCCGAGCTGCTGACCAGCGATAACGGCCTGATCCTGGTGACCGGGGCCACCGGCAGCGGCAAGTCCACCACCCTGGCGGCGATGGTCGACTTTCTCAATCACCACAGCGACGGGCATATTCTGACCCTGGAAGATCCGGTTGAGTTTATCCATCAGAGCAAGCGTTGTCTGGTGCAGCAGCGGGAGATTGGCCTGCATTGTCCCTCTTTTGCCGATGCGCTGCGGGCGGCGCTGCGTGAAGATCCCGACGTGCTTCTGTTAGGCGAGCTGCGCGACAGCGAAACGATCCGCCTGGCGCTCACCGCCGCAGAGACCGGACATCTGGTGCTGGCGACCCTGCATACCCGGGGTGCCGCCCAGGCGATAGAGCGGCTGGTGGATGCCTTCCCGGCCGAGGAGAAAGAGCCGGTACGTAAGCAGCTGGCCGGCAGCCTGCGCGCGGTGCTGGCGCAAAAGCTCGAAAGGGATAACCAGCAGGGACGCGTCGCGCTGTTTGAGCTGCTGGTTAATACCCCTGCGGCGGCCAATTTGATCCGTGAAGGCAAAACCTTTCAACTGCCCGGGGTGATCCAGACCGGCCTGCAGGCGGGAATGCTAAACTTCGATCAGAGCCGGGCTGAGCGCAGGGCGCAGGGGCGGCTGTAA
- a CDS encoding YggS family pyridoxal phosphate-dependent enzyme yields MNDIAHNLAQVRDKISAAATRCGRASEEITLLAVSKTKPASAIAEAIAAGQRMFGENYVQEGVEKIRHFQEQGTADLQWHFIGPLQSNKSRLVAEHFDWCHTVDRLRIASRLSEQRPAEMPPLNVLIQINISDENSKSGIALEELDQLADQVAALPGLRLRGLMAIPAPESDYDRQFAVARQMAVAFEALKTRFPTVDTLSLGMTDDMAAAIAAGSTMVRIGTAIFGARDYTQ; encoded by the coding sequence ATGAACGACATTGCGCATAACCTGGCACAGGTCAGGGACAAAATCTCAGCCGCAGCAACGCGTTGCGGCCGTGCTTCAGAAGAAATTACATTGCTTGCAGTCAGCAAAACCAAGCCTGCGAGTGCCATCGCAGAAGCGATTGCTGCAGGCCAGCGCATGTTCGGTGAAAACTACGTGCAGGAAGGGGTGGAAAAAATCCGCCACTTCCAGGAACAAGGCACCGCGGATCTGCAGTGGCACTTTATCGGGCCATTACAGTCGAACAAAAGCCGGCTGGTAGCGGAGCATTTCGACTGGTGTCATACCGTCGATCGTCTGCGCATCGCCAGCCGTCTGAGCGAGCAGCGTCCGGCAGAGATGCCGCCGCTTAACGTGCTGATTCAAATCAATATCAGCGACGAAAACAGCAAGTCAGGTATTGCTCTGGAGGAACTGGATCAGCTGGCGGATCAGGTGGCGGCGCTGCCTGGCCTCAGGCTTCGCGGGTTAATGGCGATCCCGGCCCCGGAGTCAGATTACGACAGGCAGTTTGCGGTTGCGCGGCAAATGGCTGTAGCATTTGAGGCGCTTAAAACACGCTTCCCAACGGTCGACACGCTTTCACTGGGCATGACGGACGATATGGCTGCCGCGATTGCGGCTGGCAGCACCATGGTGCGCATCGGCACAGCAATTTTCGGTGCGCGCGATTACACCCAATAA
- a CDS encoding YggT family protein, which translates to MKTLTFLLSTVIELYTMVLLLRVWMQWARCDFYNPFSQFVVKVTQPIIGPLRRVIPPMGPIDSASLLVALILCVVKAIVLFMVITFQPIIWIAAVLILIKTIGLLIFWVLLLMAIMSWVSQGRSPVEYSLIQLADPLLRPIRNLLPAMGGIDFSPMILVLLLYVINMGIAELLQSTGNILLPGLWMAL; encoded by the coding sequence ATGAAGACGTTGACCTTCCTGCTCTCAACGGTCATTGAACTGTATACGATGGTGCTTTTGTTACGCGTCTGGATGCAGTGGGCCCGTTGTGATTTTTACAACCCCTTCTCACAGTTTGTCGTCAAAGTGACGCAGCCAATCATCGGGCCGCTGCGCCGGGTGATCCCGCCGATGGGGCCGATTGATAGCGCCTCTCTGCTGGTGGCGCTGATCCTCTGCGTGGTGAAAGCGATCGTGCTGTTTATGGTCATCACCTTCCAGCCGATCATCTGGATCGCGGCGGTGTTAATCCTGATAAAAACGATCGGCCTGCTGATCTTCTGGGTACTGCTGCTGATGGCGATCATGAGCTGGGTGAGCCAGGGCCGCAGCCCGGTGGAGTACTCCCTGATTCAGCTTGCCGACCCACTGCTGCGTCCGATTCGTAATCTGCTGCCAGCCATGGGCGGGATCGACTTCTCCCCGATGATCCTCGTGCTGCTGCTGTACGTGATCAATATGGGTATCGCTGAACTGCTGCAATCCACGGGCAACATCCTGCTGCCGGGGCTGTGGATGGCGCTATGA
- the yggU gene encoding DUF167 family protein YggU has protein sequence MSAVSTCADGLVLRLYIQPKASRDSIIGLHGDEVKVAITAPPVDGQANAHLVKYLAKQFRVAKSQVLIEKGELGRHKQVKILNPQQIPTEVAALIQQD, from the coding sequence ATGAGTGCTGTCAGCACCTGCGCCGACGGGCTGGTTTTACGGCTGTATATTCAGCCGAAAGCCAGCCGCGATTCGATTATCGGGCTGCATGGCGACGAAGTAAAAGTCGCCATCACCGCCCCTCCTGTGGATGGCCAGGCGAATGCCCATCTGGTGAAGTATCTGGCAAAACAGTTCCGCGTCGCGAAAAGCCAGGTGCTGATCGAGAAAGGTGAACTGGGACGTCACAAGCAGGTCAAAATTCTTAATCCGCAACAAATCCCGACGGAAGTCGCGGCACTGATACAACAGGATTAA
- a CDS encoding XTP/dITP diphosphatase: protein MQKVVLATGNAGKVRELASLLNDFGLDVVAQTELGVDSAEETGLTFIENAILKARHAAQVTGLPAIADDSGLAVDVLGGAPGIYSARYSGVDASDQQNLEKLLEALKDVPDEQRQAQFHCVLVYMRHAEDPTPIVCHGSWPGVIARESAGNGGFGYDPIFFVPTEGKTAAELTREEKSAISHRGRALKLLLEALRNG from the coding sequence ATGCAAAAAGTTGTTCTCGCTACCGGTAACGCCGGTAAAGTGCGCGAGCTGGCCTCGCTGTTAAATGATTTCGGTCTGGATGTGGTCGCGCAGACCGAGCTGGGCGTGGACTCTGCCGAAGAGACCGGCCTGACCTTTATCGAAAATGCCATTCTGAAGGCGCGCCATGCCGCGCAGGTCACCGGTCTGCCAGCTATTGCTGACGACTCCGGTCTGGCGGTGGACGTGCTGGGCGGCGCGCCGGGGATTTACTCCGCCCGCTATTCCGGCGTCGATGCCAGCGACCAGCAGAACCTCGAAAAGCTGCTGGAAGCGCTTAAGGACGTACCGGATGAGCAGCGCCAGGCGCAGTTCCACTGCGTGCTGGTCTATATGCGCCATGCCGAAGATCCTACGCCGATTGTCTGCCACGGCAGCTGGCCGGGCGTCATCGCTCGCGAGTCGGCAGGCAACGGCGGCTTTGGCTACGATCCGATTTTCTTTGTCCCGACCGAGGGCAAAACCGCCGCGGAACTCACCCGCGAAGAAAAAAGCGCGATTTCCCATCGTGGGCGCGCACTGAAACTGTTACTGGAAGCGTTACGTAATGGCTAA
- the hemW gene encoding radical SAM family heme chaperone HemW, with product MANLPPLSLYIHIPWCVQKCPYCDFNSHALKGEVPHDDYVQHLLADLDADVAYAQGREVKTIFIGGGTPSLLSGPAMQTLLDGVRARLNLAADAEITMEANPGTVEADRFVEYQRAGVNRISIGVQSFSEPKLKRLGRIHGPGEAKRAAHLATGLGLRSFNLDLMHGLPDQSLEEALDDLRQAIELNPPHLSWYQLTIEPNTLFGSRPPVLPDDDALWDIFEQGHQLLTAAGYQQYETSAYAKPGYQCQHNLNYWRFGDYLGIGCGAHGKVTFPDGRILRTAKTRHPRGYMEGRYLERQHDVEAEDKPFEFFMNRFRLLEAAPRAEFALYTGLAESVIRPQIDEALAQGYLTECDAFWQITEHGKLFLNSLLELFLAEES from the coding sequence ATGGCTAATTTGCCACCTCTGAGTCTTTATATTCACATCCCGTGGTGCGTGCAGAAATGCCCGTACTGCGATTTCAACTCGCATGCGCTGAAAGGCGAAGTGCCTCATGACGATTACGTTCAGCATCTGCTTGCCGATCTGGACGCCGACGTCGCTTACGCGCAGGGACGTGAAGTTAAGACCATTTTTATCGGTGGCGGTACGCCGAGCCTGCTCTCAGGCCCGGCGATGCAGACGCTGCTGGATGGCGTGCGTGCGCGCCTCAATCTGGCTGCGGATGCAGAAATTACCATGGAGGCCAATCCGGGTACGGTTGAGGCCGACCGTTTTGTCGAGTATCAGCGCGCCGGGGTGAACCGTATCTCCATTGGGGTACAGAGCTTCAGCGAGCCAAAGCTAAAGCGTCTGGGCCGTATTCATGGCCCGGGTGAGGCAAAGCGCGCCGCGCACCTGGCGACCGGGCTGGGCCTGCGCAGCTTTAACCTCGACCTGATGCACGGTCTGCCGGATCAGTCCCTGGAGGAAGCGCTGGACGATCTGCGCCAGGCCATTGAACTGAACCCGCCGCACCTCTCCTGGTATCAGCTGACCATTGAGCCGAACACGCTGTTTGGTTCGCGCCCGCCGGTGCTGCCTGATGATGATGCGCTGTGGGATATTTTCGAGCAGGGCCACCAGCTGCTGACCGCCGCCGGGTATCAGCAGTACGAAACCTCGGCCTATGCGAAGCCGGGCTATCAGTGCCAGCACAACCTGAACTACTGGCGTTTTGGTGATTATCTGGGGATTGGCTGCGGCGCCCATGGCAAAGTAACCTTCCCGGACGGGCGTATTCTGCGTACCGCCAAAACGCGACATCCGCGTGGCTATATGGAAGGACGCTATCTGGAGCGCCAGCACGACGTCGAAGCCGAAGATAAGCCGTTTGAGTTCTTTATGAACCGCTTCCGCCTGCTGGAAGCCGCGCCGCGCGCAGAGTTTGCATTATATACCGGGTTAGCGGAGTCGGTGATTCGCCCGCAGATTGACGAGGCGCTGGCGCAGGGGTATCTGACCGAATGCGATGCGTTCTGGCAGATCACCGAGCATGGCAAACTGTTCTTAAACTCCCTCCTTGAGCTATTCCTCGCCGAAGAGTCCTGA
- a CDS encoding endonuclease domain-containing protein, producing the protein MEKSKQLRINMTPEETRLWYLLRGRHFYGYKFRRQMPIGSYIVDFACFKARLIVELDGGQHQDDEEYDLRRTAYLNAQGWRVIRFWNNEFRANEEGVLMTILEHLQCLMPSP; encoded by the coding sequence ATGGAAAAATCAAAACAGTTACGAATAAATATGACGCCTGAAGAGACACGTCTCTGGTATTTACTCCGGGGGCGTCATTTCTATGGCTACAAGTTCCGCCGCCAGATGCCAATTGGTTCTTACATCGTTGACTTTGCATGCTTTAAGGCGCGGTTAATCGTTGAACTGGATGGCGGGCAACATCAGGATGATGAGGAATATGATCTGCGCAGGACCGCGTATCTGAATGCGCAAGGCTGGCGTGTAATTCGGTTCTGGAATAATGAATTCAGGGCGAATGAGGAGGGAGTATTAATGACTATTCTGGAGCACCTGCAATGCCTGATGCCCTCACCCTAA
- a CDS encoding DUF2884 domain-containing protein — MMRKRLLAAALMTTALTAHADYKCEVTPRDDVILSPQTVQVKGENGNLVITPDGNVMFNGKQYQLSAAQREQAKDYQADLRSALPWIDEGALTRVEKGRVALDKIIAKEVGESSNMRSRLTKLDAQLKEQMNRIIEHRTDGLTFHYQAIDQVRADGQQLVNQAMGGILQDSINEMGAKAVLKGGGNPLQGVLGSLGGLQTSIQNEWKNQEADFKAFGKDVCKRVISLEESRKGLVGSLK, encoded by the coding sequence ATGATGCGCAAAAGGCTGCTCGCCGCGGCTTTAATGACCACGGCTCTGACCGCTCACGCAGATTACAAATGCGAAGTCACGCCGCGTGACGACGTGATCCTGAGCCCGCAAACCGTGCAGGTAAAAGGTGAGAACGGCAATCTGGTGATCACCCCGGATGGCAACGTCATGTTTAACGGCAAGCAGTACCAGCTGAGCGCCGCGCAACGTGAACAGGCAAAAGATTACCAGGCCGATCTGCGCAGCGCGCTGCCGTGGATCGATGAAGGTGCCCTGACCCGCGTGGAAAAAGGCCGTGTCGCGCTGGATAAGATCATCGCTAAAGAGGTGGGGGAGAGCAGCAATATGCGCTCGCGCCTGACCAAACTGGACGCGCAGTTAAAAGAGCAGATGAACCGCATTATTGAACATCGTACCGATGGCCTGACGTTCCACTATCAGGCGATCGATCAGGTGCGCGCCGATGGCCAGCAGCTGGTGAATCAGGCGATGGGCGGCATTTTGCAGGACAGCATCAACGAGATGGGCGCCAAAGCGGTGCTGAAAGGCGGTGGCAATCCGCTGCAGGGCGTGCTGGGTAGCCTGGGTGGCCTGCAAACCTCGATTCAGAATGAGTGGAAGAACCAGGAAGCGGATTTCAAGGCGTTCGGCAAAGATGTGTGTAAGCGCGTTATATCGCTGGAAGAGAGCCGCAAGGGGCTGGTGGGGTCGCTGAAGTAG
- a CDS encoding YggL family protein, with protein MAKNRSRRLRKKMHIEEFQEIGFSVAWRFPEGTSVEKIDEDVDAFINEVIEPNKLAFDGSGYLAWEGLICKQEIGQCTEEHQAIVRKWLEDHKFEDVRISELFDIWWD; from the coding sequence ATGGCAAAGAACCGTAGCCGTCGTCTGCGTAAGAAAATGCACATCGAAGAATTCCAGGAGATTGGTTTTTCGGTGGCATGGCGTTTCCCGGAAGGCACCAGTGTAGAAAAAATTGATGAAGACGTGGATGCGTTCATCAATGAAGTTATCGAGCCGAACAAGCTGGCGTTTGACGGCAGCGGCTACCTGGCATGGGAAGGTTTGATCTGCAAACAAGAGATCGGCCAGTGCACCGAAGAGCATCAGGCTATCGTGCGTAAGTGGCTGGAAGACCACAAATTCGAAGACGTACGCATCAGCGAACTTTTCGATATTTGGTGGGACTAA
- the trmB gene encoding tRNA (guanosine(46)-N7)-methyltransferase TrmB has translation MKNDVISPEFDENGRPLRRIRSFVRRQGRLTKGQQHALDNYWPVMGVEFTEQPLDFVALFGRDAPITLEIGFGMGASLVTMAKARPEQNFLGIEVHSPGVGACLATAHEEGVENLRVMCHDAVEVLHKMIPDNSLNMVQLFFPDPWHKARHNKRRIVQAPFAELVKSKLKLGGVFHMATDWEQYAEHMLEVMSGLDGYKNQSASNDYVPRPDSRPVTKFEQRGHRLGHGVWDLMFERVK, from the coding sequence ATGAAAAACGACGTCATATCACCGGAATTTGATGAAAACGGCCGCCCGCTGCGCCGTATTCGCAGCTTTGTCCGCCGTCAGGGCCGCCTGACAAAGGGGCAGCAACACGCGCTGGATAACTACTGGCCGGTGATGGGCGTGGAGTTCACCGAACAGCCGCTCGATTTTGTTGCGCTGTTTGGCCGCGACGCGCCGATTACGCTGGAGATCGGTTTCGGCATGGGCGCTTCGCTGGTGACAATGGCAAAAGCGCGTCCGGAGCAGAATTTCCTCGGTATTGAGGTTCACTCCCCGGGCGTGGGTGCTTGTCTGGCGACGGCCCATGAAGAGGGCGTGGAGAATCTGCGGGTGATGTGTCATGACGCGGTGGAAGTGCTGCACAAGATGATCCCTGACAATTCTCTGAACATGGTTCAGCTCTTTTTCCCTGACCCATGGCACAAAGCGCGTCATAATAAACGCCGTATCGTTCAGGCACCTTTTGCTGAGCTGGTAAAAAGTAAACTGAAGCTGGGTGGCGTTTTCCACATGGCCACCGACTGGGAACAGTATGCGGAGCATATGCTGGAAGTGATGTCAGGCCTCGACGGGTATAAAAACCAGTCGGCGAGCAATGATTATGTGCCGCGTCCTGATTCACGTCCGGTAACGAAATTTGAACAGCGTGGCCATCGTCTTGGTCACGGCGTATGGGACTTAATGTTCGAGAGGGTGAAATAA
- the mutY gene encoding A/G-specific adenine glycosylase has protein sequence MQASQFSAQVLDWYDKYGRKTLPWQTEKTPYKVWLSEVMLQQTQVATVIPYFERFMARFPTVTDLANAPLDEVLHLWTGLGYYARARNLHKAAQQVVSLHGGKFPETFDEVAALPGVGRSTAGAVLSLSLGKHFPILDGNVKRVLARCYAVGGWPGKKEVEKRLWEISEAVTPANGVERFNQAMMDLGAMVCTRSKPKCELCPLNNLCVAYANHSWAQYPGKKPKQTLPERTGYFLLMQHEETVWLAQRPPSGLWGGLFCFPQFEDEESLRGWLAQRGIPADTLVQLNAFRHTFSHFHLDIVPMWLPVSSFTSCMDEGTALWYNLAQPPSVGLAAPVERLLQQLRVGATV, from the coding sequence ATGCAAGCCTCTCAATTTTCAGCCCAGGTGCTGGACTGGTACGACAAATACGGGCGTAAAACCCTGCCCTGGCAAACTGAAAAAACACCCTACAAAGTATGGCTCTCTGAGGTGATGTTGCAACAAACGCAGGTCGCTACCGTTATCCCTTATTTTGAGCGCTTTATGGCGCGTTTTCCCACCGTGACCGATCTGGCAAACGCCCCGCTTGATGAGGTGCTGCATCTGTGGACCGGGCTCGGCTATTACGCCCGCGCCCGCAATCTGCACAAAGCCGCCCAGCAGGTGGTGTCGCTGCACGGGGGTAAATTCCCGGAAACCTTCGATGAAGTGGCCGCCCTGCCGGGCGTCGGGCGCTCTACCGCCGGGGCTGTCCTTTCTCTCTCGCTGGGAAAACACTTCCCCATTCTCGACGGCAACGTGAAGCGCGTGCTGGCACGCTGCTATGCCGTTGGCGGCTGGCCGGGCAAGAAAGAGGTGGAGAAACGCCTGTGGGAGATCAGTGAAGCGGTCACCCCTGCTAACGGCGTTGAACGCTTTAACCAGGCGATGATGGATCTGGGGGCGATGGTCTGCACCCGCTCGAAGCCAAAATGCGAACTCTGCCCGCTGAATAATCTGTGTGTGGCCTATGCCAACCACAGCTGGGCGCAGTATCCCGGTAAAAAGCCGAAGCAGACGCTGCCCGAGCGCACCGGCTATTTTCTGCTGATGCAGCACGAGGAGACGGTCTGGCTCGCCCAGCGTCCGCCAAGCGGTTTGTGGGGCGGCTTATTCTGCTTCCCGCAGTTTGAGGATGAAGAGAGTCTTCGCGGCTGGCTGGCGCAACGCGGCATCCCTGCCGATACTCTTGTGCAGCTCAACGCGTTTCGCCATACCTTCAGCCACTTCCATCTGGATATTGTTCCGATGTGGCTTCCCGTGTCCTCATTCACCTCGTGCATGGATGAAGGCACCGCTCTCTGGTATAACTTAGCGCAACCGCCGTCAGTGGGGCTGGCAGCTCCCGTAGAGCGCCTGTTACAGCAATTACGTGTCGGAGCAACGGTTTAG
- a CDS encoding oxidative damage protection protein, protein MARTIFCTFLQREAEGQDFQLYPGDLGKRIYNEISKEAWAQWQHKQTMLINERKLNMMNVEHRKQLEEEMVNFLFEGKDVHIEGYTPPEK, encoded by the coding sequence ATGGCCAGAACAATTTTTTGCACCTTCCTGCAACGTGAAGCAGAAGGCCAGGACTTCCAGCTCTATCCGGGCGATCTGGGTAAGCGCATCTATAACGAGATCTCCAAAGAGGCGTGGGCGCAGTGGCAACACAAACAAACCATGCTGATTAACGAGCGCAAGCTCAACATGATGAACGTTGAACACCGCAAGCAGCTCGAAGAGGAGATGGTGAACTTCCTGTTTGAAGGGAAAGACGTTCACATCGAAGGTTATACGCCGCCAGAAAAATAA